Proteins co-encoded in one Stutzerimonas stutzeri genomic window:
- the dauA gene encoding C4-dicarboxylic acid transporter DauA produces the protein MKIPPLFAAWHHTLQTGYGGAELRGDIVAGLTVGVIAIPLAMALAIAVGVAPQHGLYTVLMASPLIALTGGSRFNVSGPTAAFVVILLPITQQFGLGGLLLCTMLAGLILIALGLLRAGKLIAFVPYPVTLGFTAGIGIVIATLQLKDAFGLSLSAQPQHYLEQLSLLVSALPGIQPGDTLIAGLCLAVLVIWPRLVPKVPGHLVALLVGALVAVALEHAGVPVATLGERFSYSVDGVSHPGIPPFLPEFAWPWQLPGPDGQPLTLNFELFHQLLAPAFAIAMLGAIESLLCAVVADGMTGSQHDPNAELLGQGIGNLAAPLFGGITATAAIARSATNVRAGARSPLAAMIHAGVVLVAVLWLAPLFSYLPMASLAALLIMVAWNMSEAPHVVRTLRIAPRSDVLVLLTCLVLTVLFDMVLAVGVGLLLAAGLFIKRMSELTDTTALSRRQHRLLEDLPEHVAAYAIRGPLFFGAAEKALGVLRRFNPQVRVVIVDISGVPLLDMTALAALENLLLDYRKLGVALILSGSNARVRLKLRRAGIHRLEGQLYHVRDLAQARAKALRLLPEDPAGAAT, from the coding sequence ATGAAGATTCCGCCGCTGTTCGCCGCCTGGCACCATACCCTGCAAACGGGCTACGGCGGCGCTGAACTGCGCGGCGACATCGTCGCGGGCCTGACGGTTGGCGTCATTGCCATTCCACTGGCCATGGCCCTGGCGATCGCTGTGGGTGTCGCACCGCAACATGGTCTGTATACGGTGTTGATGGCTTCGCCGCTGATTGCTCTGACCGGTGGTTCGCGTTTCAACGTCTCCGGGCCGACGGCGGCGTTCGTGGTAATCCTGCTGCCGATTACCCAACAGTTCGGCCTCGGCGGCCTGTTGCTGTGCACCATGCTCGCCGGGCTGATCCTCATTGCGCTGGGGCTGCTGCGCGCGGGCAAGCTGATCGCCTTCGTGCCTTATCCGGTCACCCTGGGCTTTACCGCCGGCATTGGGATCGTCATCGCGACCCTGCAACTCAAGGACGCGTTCGGACTCAGCCTCTCCGCGCAGCCGCAGCATTATCTCGAACAGCTGAGCCTGCTGGTCAGCGCCCTGCCTGGCATACAACCCGGCGATACGCTGATCGCCGGGTTGTGCCTTGCCGTCCTGGTGATCTGGCCGCGTCTGGTCCCGAAGGTCCCGGGGCATCTGGTGGCGTTGTTGGTCGGTGCGCTGGTGGCCGTGGCGCTGGAGCACGCCGGCGTGCCCGTGGCCACGCTGGGCGAGCGTTTCAGCTACAGCGTCGACGGCGTATCGCACCCCGGCATCCCACCGTTCTTGCCCGAGTTCGCCTGGCCCTGGCAGCTGCCCGGCCCCGATGGCCAGCCGTTGACGCTGAATTTCGAGCTGTTCCACCAGCTGCTCGCGCCCGCCTTCGCCATCGCCATGCTCGGCGCCATCGAGTCGCTGCTCTGCGCAGTGGTTGCCGACGGCATGACCGGCAGCCAGCACGACCCCAATGCCGAACTGCTCGGCCAGGGCATCGGCAACCTGGCGGCGCCCTTGTTCGGTGGCATCACCGCCACCGCGGCGATTGCCCGCAGCGCCACCAACGTGCGCGCCGGTGCGCGCTCGCCACTGGCCGCGATGATCCATGCGGGTGTGGTTCTGGTCGCGGTGCTCTGGCTGGCCCCCTTGTTCAGCTACCTGCCGATGGCGTCGCTGGCAGCACTGCTGATCATGGTCGCGTGGAACATGAGCGAGGCCCCGCATGTGGTGCGGACGCTGCGCATCGCCCCGCGCAGCGATGTGCTGGTCTTGCTGACCTGCCTGGTCCTGACGGTGCTGTTCGACATGGTACTGGCGGTCGGAGTGGGCCTGCTGCTGGCTGCCGGGCTGTTCATCAAGCGCATGAGCGAGCTGACCGACACCACCGCACTGTCGCGCCGTCAGCATCGCCTGCTGGAGGACCTGCCCGAGCATGTCGCCGCCTATGCCATTCGCGGCCCGCTGTTCTTCGGCGCGGCGGAGAAAGCCCTCGGCGTGCTGCGCCGTTTCAACCCGCAGGTGCGGGTCGTCATCGTCGATATCAGCGGTGTGCCGCTGCTGGACATGACCGCTCTGGCGGCGCTGGAAAACCTGTTGCTCGACTACCGCAAGCTGGGTGTTGCGCTGATTCTCAGCGGAAGCAACGCGCGGGTGCGCCTCAAGTTGCGCCGAGCCGGCATTCATCGACTCGAAGGCCAGCTGTATCACGTGCGCGATCTCGCCCAGGCGCGTGCCAAGGCCTTGCGCCTGTTGCCGGAGGATCCAGCCGGCGCGGCGACCTGA
- a CDS encoding PA4642 family protein, protein MRKDKQKVIGEEISDDSIKLFLDPEPADDTPPSLHKLIKAYRGLRVDDFERFVSFFVEAGYDLNAKDAQGRDFVALVGDQRQAEPYIELIKAARG, encoded by the coding sequence ATGCGTAAAGACAAACAAAAGGTGATCGGTGAAGAAATCAGCGATGACTCGATCAAGTTGTTTCTCGATCCGGAACCGGCCGATGACACGCCGCCGTCGCTGCACAAGCTGATCAAGGCCTATCGCGGTTTGCGGGTGGATGATTTCGAGCGTTTCGTCAGCTTCTTTGTCGAAGCGGGATACGACCTGAACGCCAAGGATGCACAAGGGCGCGATTTCGTGGCGCTGGTAGGCGATCAGCGTCAGGCTGAGCCCTATATCGAACTGATCAAGGCCGCTCGCGGTTGA
- the mqo gene encoding malate dehydrogenase (quinone), whose product MILENALMTQHDSEAVDLVLVGAGIMSATLAVLLKELDPNIKLEIVELQESGAVESSNPWNNAGTGHAGLCELNYTPDNKDGPIDIKKAVTINTQFEVSKQFWAYLTGREGFGSPRDFLNAVPHLSFVRGPKNIDFLKRRFDALIKHHAFEDMVYTEDRATMEEWMPLMMPGRPVDEPIAATRAMNGTDVNFGELTRQMLVYLASKPGVKLSYFQKVTGLERHGKGWRVEIKNTRDGANRQLEAGFVFLGAGGAALPLLQMSNIEEGKGYGGFPVSGQWLRCDNPEIVKQHQAKVYSLAAVGAPPMSVPHLDTRVVDGKKSLLFGPYAGFTTKFLKHGSPLDLPMSIRPGNLKPMLAVARDNMDLTRYLIKEVRQSMEDRLETLRGFYPEAKAEDWRLEVAGQRVQIIKRDPKKGGILQFGTELVSAKDGSIAALLGASPGASVTVSIMLDLIERCFPEQAKSEAWSRKLGEIFPAREKVLETDAAAYREVTALVDKRLGLAD is encoded by the coding sequence GTGATTCTGGAGAACGCGTTGATGACGCAACACGATAGCGAAGCCGTGGATTTGGTGCTGGTGGGAGCTGGCATCATGAGTGCGACTCTGGCTGTACTGCTCAAGGAGCTCGATCCCAACATCAAGCTGGAAATCGTCGAGTTGCAGGAATCCGGGGCCGTTGAAAGCTCGAATCCCTGGAACAATGCCGGAACCGGTCACGCCGGACTGTGCGAGCTGAACTACACCCCGGACAACAAAGACGGCCCGATCGATATCAAGAAAGCCGTCACGATCAACACCCAGTTCGAGGTCTCCAAGCAATTCTGGGCCTACCTGACGGGACGCGAGGGCTTCGGCAGCCCGCGTGATTTCCTCAATGCCGTACCGCATCTGAGCTTCGTCCGTGGCCCGAAGAACATCGATTTCCTCAAGCGCCGCTTCGATGCCCTGATCAAGCATCACGCGTTCGAAGACATGGTCTACACCGAAGACCGCGCCACGATGGAAGAGTGGATGCCGCTGATGATGCCGGGGCGTCCCGTCGACGAGCCGATCGCAGCCACCCGCGCCATGAACGGCACCGACGTCAACTTCGGCGAACTGACCCGACAGATGCTCGTCTACCTCGCCAGCAAGCCGGGCGTGAAGCTGTCGTACTTCCAGAAGGTCACCGGACTCGAGCGCCATGGCAAAGGCTGGCGCGTGGAGATCAAGAACACGCGCGACGGTGCCAACCGCCAGCTCGAAGCCGGTTTCGTCTTCCTGGGCGCTGGCGGAGCGGCGTTGCCGCTGCTGCAGATGTCCAACATCGAAGAAGGCAAGGGCTACGGTGGCTTCCCGGTCAGTGGCCAGTGGTTGCGCTGCGATAACCCGGAGATCGTCAAACAGCATCAGGCCAAGGTCTACAGCCTGGCCGCCGTCGGCGCGCCACCGATGTCCGTCCCGCACCTCGATACCCGCGTGGTCGATGGCAAGAAGTCGCTGCTGTTCGGACCCTATGCCGGCTTCACCACCAAGTTCCTCAAGCACGGCTCGCCGCTGGATCTGCCCATGTCGATCCGTCCGGGCAATCTCAAGCCGATGCTCGCCGTGGCGCGCGACAACATGGACCTGACCCGTTACCTGATCAAGGAAGTGCGGCAGTCTATGGAAGACCGCCTGGAAACCTTGCGCGGCTTCTACCCGGAGGCCAAGGCCGAAGATTGGCGGCTGGAAGTTGCGGGTCAGCGCGTGCAGATCATCAAGCGCGACCCGAAGAAGGGCGGGATCCTGCAATTCGGTACCGAGCTGGTGTCGGCCAAGGACGGTTCCATCGCCGCCCTGCTGGGCGCTTCGCCGGGGGCTTCGGTGACCGTATCGATCATGCTCGATCTGATCGAGCGCTGCTTTCCGGAGCAGGCGAAGAGCGAAGCCTGGAGCCGCAAGCTGGGTGAGATCTTCCCGGCTCGCGAGAAAGTGCTGGAAACCGATGCCGCGGCTTACCGTGAGGTGACCGCCCTGGTCGACAAACGTCTGGGCCTGGCCGACTAA
- a CDS encoding YajG family lipoprotein translates to MLKRLLFSFAAVSALALAGCAHSPQQLDPSPKITGTINPVGQGQPVSVRVVDGRPSTTLGTRGGLYPETSAVIVPKEKVLPKLQAETEAAVRLLGFTPSPNAYNAPQLTLTLAELKYQSPKEGLYVTEATIGATFRIEVQNGGRRYTGRYGASLDQRFGMAPNEQTNTKLVSEVLSDALSRVFRDQNIGQVLSQ, encoded by the coding sequence ATGCTGAAACGCCTGTTGTTCAGCTTCGCCGCGGTGTCGGCACTGGCGCTGGCCGGTTGCGCCCACAGCCCCCAACAGCTCGATCCGAGCCCGAAGATCACCGGCACCATCAACCCGGTCGGACAGGGGCAACCGGTATCGGTGCGGGTGGTCGATGGCCGTCCGTCCACGACCTTGGGCACTCGAGGCGGCCTGTATCCGGAAACCAGCGCGGTGATCGTACCGAAGGAGAAGGTGCTGCCCAAGCTGCAGGCCGAGACCGAAGCCGCAGTTCGCCTGCTCGGCTTCACCCCGTCGCCCAATGCCTATAACGCGCCGCAGCTGACCCTGACCCTGGCCGAGCTGAAGTACCAGTCGCCGAAAGAAGGCCTCTATGTCACGGAAGCGACCATTGGCGCCACGTTCCGCATCGAGGTGCAGAACGGCGGGCGGCGTTACACGGGCCGCTATGGCGCGTCGCTGGACCAGCGGTTCGGTATGGCGCCGAACGAGCAGACCAATACCAAACTGGTCAGCGAGGTATTGAGCGATGCGCTGAGCCGAGTGTTCCGCGACCAGAACATCGGCCAGGTACTGAGCCAGTAA
- a CDS encoding DUF1329 domain-containing protein has protein sequence MNNMTLKTGALTLSLLASALLANGAVAAVSESEAAKLGDSLTPLGAEKAGNAAGTIPAWTGGLPKDAAGVSEEGFVNDPYPDEKPKFTITAQNFEQYKDNLSPGQIAMLKRYPDTYRLPVFETHRSAAVPQRIDDAAKKNATHTQLTGGGNGLENFDTAIAFPIPQNGLEVIWNHITRYRGGSARRVVAQATPQVNGSYNLVKFVDEVVYTDTLRDYDPQKHGNVLFYFKQQVTEPSRLAGNVLLVHETLDQVKEPRMAWIYNAGQRRVRRAPQVAYDGPGTAADGLRTSDNLDMFNGAPDRYDWKLVGKKEMYIPYNAYRLDSPKLKYDDIIRAGHINQDLTRYELHRVWEVEATLKTGERHIYAKRHFFIDEDTWQAAVIDHYDGRNTLWRVAEAHSEYFFNVQVPLYAMETLYDLVSGRYLVMGMKNEEKNPYVYNYEANSNQYTPAALRNSGVR, from the coding sequence ATGAACAATATGACGTTGAAGACGGGGGCACTCACACTCTCTTTGCTGGCAAGCGCACTGCTGGCCAACGGAGCCGTGGCAGCCGTATCGGAGTCCGAAGCCGCCAAGCTGGGCGACAGCCTGACGCCGCTAGGGGCCGAGAAAGCCGGCAATGCGGCCGGCACCATCCCGGCCTGGACCGGTGGTCTGCCGAAGGACGCTGCCGGCGTCAGCGAAGAAGGTTTCGTCAACGATCCGTATCCGGACGAAAAGCCGAAGTTCACCATCACCGCGCAGAACTTCGAGCAGTACAAGGACAACCTGAGCCCCGGCCAGATCGCCATGCTCAAGCGCTACCCCGATACCTACCGTCTGCCGGTTTTCGAAACCCACCGCAGCGCCGCCGTGCCTCAGCGGATCGATGACGCGGCGAAGAAGAACGCCACCCACACCCAGCTGACCGGCGGCGGCAATGGCCTGGAAAACTTCGATACCGCCATCGCGTTCCCGATTCCCCAGAACGGCCTGGAAGTCATCTGGAACCACATCACACGCTACCGTGGCGGCTCGGCTCGCCGCGTCGTGGCCCAGGCGACCCCCCAGGTGAACGGCAGCTACAACCTGGTCAAATTCGTCGACGAAGTGGTCTATACCGACACCCTGCGCGACTATGATCCGCAGAAGCATGGCAACGTGCTGTTCTACTTCAAACAGCAAGTCACCGAACCGTCACGCCTGGCCGGCAACGTCCTGCTGGTTCACGAGACCCTCGACCAGGTCAAGGAGCCACGCATGGCGTGGATCTATAACGCCGGCCAGCGTCGCGTTCGCCGCGCCCCGCAGGTCGCCTATGACGGCCCGGGCACCGCAGCCGACGGCCTGCGCACCTCCGACAACCTGGACATGTTCAACGGCGCACCGGATCGCTATGACTGGAAGCTGGTGGGCAAGAAGGAGATGTACATCCCCTACAACGCCTATCGCCTGGATTCGCCGAAGCTGAAATACGACGACATCATCCGCGCAGGCCATATCAATCAGGACCTGACCCGCTACGAGCTGCACCGTGTGTGGGAAGTCGAAGCGACCCTCAAGACTGGCGAACGGCACATCTACGCCAAGCGTCATTTCTTCATCGACGAGGACACCTGGCAGGCGGCGGTCATCGATCACTACGACGGTCGTAACACGCTGTGGCGTGTAGCCGAGGCGCATTCGGAATACTTCTTCAACGTACAGGTACCGCTCTACGCGATGGAAACCCTGTATGACCTGGTCTCCGGTCGCTACCTGGTGATGGGGATGAAGAACGAGGAAAAGAACCCGTACGTCTACAACTACGAAGCCAACTCCAACCAGTACACCCCGGCGGCGCTGCGCAACTCCGGCGTGCGTTGA
- a CDS encoding 1-acyl-sn-glycerol-3-phosphate acyltransferase, whose amino-acid sequence MDEFEAIRPYADNEVPAVMARLFADREFLDILAHFRFPRLAGPMGWMLKPLIAQRLRREFASIHSVDTLQARIEMYLDRTIERATDGITYSGLDKLQQGCPYLFLANHRDIVMDPAFVNYALYQARMRTPRIAIGDNLLQRPFVSDLMRLNKSFIVRRSVTGRREKLAAYQLLSAYINHSILKDGESIWIAQAEGRAKDGDDRTDSAILKMLHMSRKDEPFAQALAALRPTPVSISYEYDPCDQAKARELYIRATTGSYIKAPGEDDTSIALGITGYKGRVHVSFGTPISEVPDDPKQLAVEIDQQILGDYRLFPVNYLAYRIWDGRDPALPIPELTELFSQEEIARAEAEWSKRLAACPSVQQPYLIQQYATPVRNQHRLKAGLSL is encoded by the coding sequence ATGGACGAATTCGAAGCCATCCGACCCTATGCCGACAATGAAGTCCCTGCTGTCATGGCGCGCCTGTTCGCCGACCGGGAATTCCTCGACATTCTGGCGCATTTTCGCTTTCCACGGCTGGCCGGCCCAATGGGCTGGATGCTTAAACCTCTTATAGCGCAACGTCTGCGTCGCGAGTTCGCCAGTATCCATTCGGTCGACACGCTGCAAGCGCGGATCGAGATGTACCTGGACCGCACCATCGAGCGCGCCACCGACGGCATCACCTATTCCGGGCTGGACAAGCTGCAGCAAGGTTGCCCCTATCTTTTCCTGGCCAACCACCGCGATATCGTCATGGATCCGGCCTTCGTCAACTATGCGCTGTATCAGGCCAGAATGCGCACACCGCGCATCGCCATCGGCGACAACCTGCTGCAGCGCCCCTTCGTCAGCGACCTGATGCGGCTGAACAAGAGCTTCATCGTGCGCCGCTCGGTGACCGGCAGACGGGAGAAACTGGCGGCCTATCAGCTGCTGTCCGCCTACATCAACCACTCCATTCTCAAGGATGGGGAGTCGATCTGGATAGCTCAGGCCGAAGGCCGCGCCAAGGACGGCGACGATCGCACCGACTCGGCGATCCTGAAAATGCTGCACATGAGCCGCAAAGACGAGCCGTTCGCCCAGGCCCTGGCCGCACTGCGGCCAACCCCGGTCTCGATCAGCTACGAATACGACCCCTGTGACCAGGCCAAGGCGCGCGAGCTCTACATCCGCGCCACGACTGGCAGCTACATCAAGGCACCCGGGGAAGATGACACCAGCATCGCGCTGGGGATCACCGGTTATAAGGGGCGCGTGCACGTCAGCTTCGGCACGCCGATCAGCGAGGTTCCGGACGACCCCAAGCAGCTGGCCGTCGAGATCGACCAACAGATTCTCGGCGACTACCGACTGTTTCCGGTCAATTACCTGGCCTACCGGATCTGGGACGGTCGCGACCCGGCACTGCCGATTCCCGAACTCACCGAATTGTTCAGTCAGGAAGAGATTGCACGCGCCGAAGCCGAATGGAGCAAGCGCCTGGCCGCCTGCCCGAGCGTGCAGCAGCCCTACCTGATCCAGCAGTACGCCACCCCCGTGCGCAACCAGCACCGGCTGAAGGCGGGCTTGAGCCTATAA
- a CDS encoding CPXCG motif-containing cysteine-rich protein, whose amino-acid sequence MLESQDYQCPYCGEGVEALLDLSGGDQRYIEDCPVCCRPIVFDLQTDGVDWQLAVLREDE is encoded by the coding sequence ATGCTGGAGTCACAGGACTATCAATGCCCTTATTGCGGTGAGGGGGTCGAGGCGCTGCTCGATCTGAGCGGTGGTGATCAACGCTACATCGAAGACTGCCCGGTCTGCTGTCGCCCCATCGTTTTCGATCTGCAAACCGACGGTGTCGACTGGCAGCTCGCGGTGTTGAGGGAGGACGAGTAG
- a CDS encoding DUF2007 domain-containing protein produces MQRIYEPRDLLEAEMLRGMLAAEGIEAYLTGRHLIGAVGELPAAGLLGLMVADEQAERARELIAEYNGAEPLPGDEPESYPGELIC; encoded by the coding sequence ATGCAGCGCATTTACGAGCCGCGCGATCTGCTCGAGGCGGAAATGCTACGTGGCATGCTGGCCGCAGAGGGTATCGAGGCGTACCTCACGGGGCGCCATCTGATCGGCGCCGTGGGCGAGCTGCCGGCCGCCGGTCTGCTCGGGCTGATGGTCGCCGACGAGCAGGCCGAGCGCGCACGTGAGCTGATCGCTGAGTACAATGGCGCCGAACCTTTGCCCGGTGACGAACCTGAAAGCTATCCGGGCGAGCTCATCTGCTGA
- a CDS encoding SOS response-associated peptidase has protein sequence MCGRYALFRWSPAFAAISGFPADQQPHWSLAPGATVLLLRQLDDQLQLSSVRWGLTPAWLTDFSCTPAQARAETLAEQPMFRDAFRLRRGVLPANGFYEWRGSARKRPYWMTGADSLMYFAALWEAYPVQGHTYLSAAVVTVPAANQRRPLLLDQAAMTAWLDPQTPVEAVQALLTAPQPGLRERPLATLVNDPKLDAPQCLTPAN, from the coding sequence ATGTGTGGCCGCTATGCCTTGTTTCGCTGGAGCCCGGCGTTCGCCGCGATATCCGGATTTCCTGCTGACCAGCAACCGCACTGGAGCCTGGCGCCCGGTGCGACGGTATTGCTGCTGCGACAGCTCGACGACCAACTGCAGCTCAGCAGCGTGCGTTGGGGACTGACCCCTGCCTGGCTTACCGATTTCAGCTGCACACCGGCCCAGGCGCGTGCCGAAACGCTCGCCGAGCAGCCGATGTTTCGCGATGCCTTTCGCTTGCGCCGCGGCGTCTTGCCTGCCAACGGCTTCTACGAGTGGCGGGGCAGCGCGCGCAAGCGGCCGTACTGGATGACCGGCGCGGACTCCTTGATGTACTTCGCCGCGCTCTGGGAGGCCTATCCCGTTCAGGGGCATACCTATCTCAGCGCGGCGGTGGTGACCGTGCCGGCGGCGAACCAGCGCCGTCCCCTGCTACTCGATCAGGCAGCGATGACGGCCTGGCTTGATCCGCAGACACCGGTGGAGGCGGTACAGGCGCTGCTGACCGCGCCGCAGCCGGGGCTGCGTGAAAGGCCGCTGGCGACCCTGGTCAACGATCCCAAGCTGGATGCGCCGCAATGCCTGACGCCAGCGAACTAG
- a CDS encoding M48 family metallopeptidase: MFKPHSLALLLTASALVGCQAVNTTSGGAVGVDRKQYMFSMLSTEQVNQMYAQSYQQTLSEASKKGVLEKSSAVSKRVNAVAQRLIAEVPAFRPDAAQWNWEVNVIDSPELNANCGPGGKIIFYTGLIEKLKLTDDEIAAVMGHEIAHALREHGREAMSKAYGVQMATQIGSAFGVGDGSLQLANMGVEYLMTLPNSRSNENEADLIGLELAARAGYNPNAAISLWEKMAAAGSSAPPEFLSTHPSSSSRTKALQAAIPKVMPLYQKNR; encoded by the coding sequence ATGTTCAAGCCGCATTCATTAGCGCTTCTGCTGACGGCCTCCGCGCTGGTTGGCTGTCAGGCGGTCAATACCACCAGTGGCGGCGCAGTCGGGGTCGACCGCAAGCAATATATGTTCAGCATGCTGTCGACCGAGCAGGTCAATCAGATGTACGCCCAGTCTTATCAACAGACCCTCAGCGAGGCGTCCAAGAAGGGTGTTCTGGAAAAGAGCAGCGCCGTGAGCAAGCGCGTCAACGCCGTTGCCCAGCGGCTGATCGCCGAAGTGCCGGCGTTTCGCCCGGATGCGGCGCAGTGGAACTGGGAGGTCAACGTGATCGACAGCCCGGAACTGAACGCCAACTGTGGTCCGGGCGGCAAGATCATTTTCTATACGGGGCTGATCGAGAAGCTGAAACTGACCGATGATGAGATCGCCGCGGTGATGGGGCATGAGATTGCCCACGCCCTGCGTGAGCATGGCCGCGAGGCCATGTCGAAGGCCTACGGCGTACAGATGGCGACGCAGATCGGCTCGGCCTTCGGCGTCGGAGACGGCAGTCTGCAGCTGGCCAACATGGGGGTGGAGTATCTGATGACGCTGCCCAACAGCCGCAGCAACGAGAACGAGGCGGATCTGATCGGGCTGGAGCTGGCTGCCCGTGCCGGCTACAACCCGAACGCGGCGATCAGTCTTTGGGAGAAGATGGCAGCGGCTGGCAGTTCGGCGCCGCCGGAGTTTCTCAGCACCCACCCTTCATCGAGCAGTCGTACGAAGGCGCTGCAGGCCGCCATTCCCAAGGTGATGCCGCTGTATCAGAAGAACCGTTGA
- a CDS encoding ester cyclase, with translation MSPDERKRRVRQHIDLSWSKGRLALAEQLQSRYFSYKSSFIAQPVNSAGFGLIVREIRQAMPDLEVVVDECLSDGNRVVTSSTLFGTLVKTAFGHPPTGKILTVAAMSIWTLNPGGDIEEINTLFDLESARKQMGMDTPMPVTLPPT, from the coding sequence ATGTCACCGGATGAACGAAAACGGCGGGTTCGGCAGCACATCGACCTGAGCTGGAGCAAGGGACGACTGGCGCTGGCCGAACAGCTGCAGAGCCGGTATTTCAGTTACAAGAGTTCGTTCATCGCGCAACCGGTCAACAGTGCCGGCTTCGGCCTGATCGTGAGGGAAATTCGCCAGGCAATGCCGGACCTGGAAGTGGTCGTGGACGAATGCCTCAGCGACGGCAACCGCGTGGTGACCTCGAGTACGCTGTTCGGCACCCTGGTGAAAACGGCATTCGGTCATCCGCCGACCGGCAAGATCCTCACCGTCGCCGCGATGTCGATCTGGACGCTCAACCCGGGCGGCGACATCGAAGAAATCAATACGCTGTTCGACCTCGAAAGCGCCCGCAAGCAGATGGGGATGGACACCCCCATGCCAGTCACGCTGCCGCCGACCTGA
- a CDS encoding TMEM165/GDT1 family protein, translating into MESFYIPTLIVALAEIGDKTQLLALLLAARYRRPLPIIWGIVVATLANHAAAGAVGNWVSSLVSPSVLSWILAASFAAVALWTLVPDKLEEDEASRGRRFGPFVATLIAFFLAEMGDKTQVATVMLAAQYPDFILVIVGTTLGMLIANVPVVLAGNFAADRMPLTLIRRIAAIGFAALALYAVYQALHLSGTLPV; encoded by the coding sequence TTGGAATCGTTCTACATCCCCACCCTGATCGTTGCGCTGGCTGAAATCGGCGACAAGACGCAGCTGCTTGCCTTGCTGCTGGCGGCCCGCTATCGACGTCCGCTGCCGATCATCTGGGGCATCGTCGTCGCCACGCTGGCCAATCACGCGGCCGCCGGTGCCGTGGGCAACTGGGTGTCGTCGCTGGTCTCGCCCAGCGTGCTGAGCTGGATTCTCGCCGCCTCGTTCGCCGCCGTGGCATTGTGGACGCTGGTCCCCGACAAGCTCGAGGAAGACGAGGCGTCGCGCGGCCGCCGTTTCGGCCCTTTCGTCGCGACCTTGATCGCCTTTTTCCTCGCCGAGATGGGTGACAAGACCCAAGTCGCCACCGTCATGCTCGCCGCGCAATATCCAGACTTCATCCTGGTCATCGTCGGCACGACCCTGGGCATGCTGATCGCCAACGTACCGGTCGTACTGGCCGGCAATTTCGCCGCCGACCGGATGCCACTCACGCTGATTCGTCGGATCGCCGCGATCGGCTTCGCCGCCCTCGCGCTGTATGCCGTCTACCAGGCGCTGCACCTGAGTGGCACGCTTCCAGTCTGA